The Paraburkholderia sp. SOS3 genome includes a region encoding these proteins:
- a CDS encoding glutathione S-transferase family protein yields MQVYGRRSSINVQKVVWCLAELGLVEGRDYQRIDAGLEFGVNDTPGYLAMNPTGLVPTLVDGERVVWESNTILRYIAATRAGGHALYPADAGERSEVERWMDWQLGTLWATLRVAFLGLTRTPEPQRNYDAIRGAFGDAARLLRVLDGHLAQRAFIALERFTLADIGVALAAHRWTMLSERFADVLGAQPAMPSVMRWLTQAKGREGFSIAVPA; encoded by the coding sequence ATGCAGGTTTACGGAAGACGCAGTTCGATCAACGTGCAGAAAGTGGTCTGGTGCCTTGCGGAACTGGGCCTTGTCGAAGGACGCGACTATCAGCGCATCGATGCAGGGCTCGAGTTCGGCGTCAACGACACGCCCGGCTATCTCGCGATGAACCCGACCGGCCTCGTGCCGACGCTCGTCGATGGCGAACGCGTGGTGTGGGAGTCCAATACGATCCTGCGCTATATCGCCGCGACGCGCGCGGGCGGCCATGCGTTGTATCCGGCCGATGCGGGCGAACGATCGGAGGTGGAGCGCTGGATGGACTGGCAACTCGGCACGTTGTGGGCGACGCTGCGTGTCGCGTTCCTCGGGCTCACGCGCACGCCCGAGCCGCAGCGCAACTATGACGCGATTCGCGGCGCGTTCGGGGACGCGGCGCGATTGCTGCGCGTGCTCGATGGTCACCTGGCGCAACGCGCGTTTATCGCGCTCGAGCGGTTCACGCTCGCGGATATCGGCGTCGCGCTGGCGGCGCATCGCTGGACGATGCTATCCGAGCGCTTCGCTGATGTGCTGGGTGCGCAGCCGGCGATGCCGTCGGTCATGCGTTGGCTCACGCAGGCAAAAGGCCGCGAAGGCTTTTCGATCGCCGTCCCCGCGTAA
- a CDS encoding PepSY-associated TM helix domain-containing protein, translated as MNTPTTRVVTDSERNAARGAGNSTRSRRSQFLKWLRKIHGWVGLWGAALGLLFGVTGFLQNHRAVMKIKAGGPEVSSVELPVAADAFHSPHDFAKWAHDALKVDRPALRVQREPAKPVTWGDQSVMQPEHWTVRFIAPRYLVDADYWKGGTFVHVERREQGLVGVLEAMHRSQGANVGWILLADSIAGSLILLSLTGVILWTELNRKRTVGATILIVSLIAIIVLAADSL; from the coding sequence ATGAATACGCCCACCACCCGTGTCGTCACGGACTCCGAACGCAACGCTGCGCGCGGTGCCGGCAACTCGACGCGCTCGCGACGCAGCCAGTTCCTGAAATGGCTGCGCAAGATCCACGGATGGGTCGGGCTGTGGGGCGCGGCGCTCGGCCTGCTGTTCGGCGTCACCGGTTTTCTGCAAAATCACCGCGCCGTGATGAAGATCAAGGCCGGCGGACCGGAGGTATCGTCTGTCGAGTTGCCGGTCGCAGCCGATGCATTTCATTCGCCGCACGACTTTGCGAAGTGGGCGCACGACGCGCTGAAGGTCGACCGGCCCGCGTTGCGCGTTCAGCGCGAACCGGCGAAGCCCGTTACGTGGGGCGACCAGTCGGTCATGCAGCCCGAGCACTGGACCGTGCGCTTCATCGCGCCGCGCTATCTGGTCGACGCCGACTACTGGAAAGGCGGCACGTTCGTGCATGTCGAACGGCGCGAGCAGGGTCTCGTGGGCGTGCTCGAAGCGATGCATCGCTCGCAGGGCGCGAACGTCGGCTGGATTCTGCTTGCCGATTCGATCGCGGGCAGTTTGATCCTGCTTTCGCTGACCGGTGTGATTCTGTGGACCGAGTTGAATCGCAAGCGCACGGTCGGCGCGACGATTCTCATCGTTTCGCTGATCGCGATTATCGTGCTGGCAGCCGATTCGCTTTGA
- a CDS encoding TonB-dependent siderophore receptor produces MSVVLATSLIGTIAQGAEVSAPEADTRKQDMEDTKQLAPVKVVGEKTNGFAPASVETGPYKGMDALDVPANINVVTRGVLDAQGDTGLYDALRNVPGVVRQQLNGLAYDNLSVRGIALDNRSSFLIDGVLPIDNNIWMPTEDKERVEVLKGASALYYGFTVPAGIVNMVMKRAGSEPVTSITALGDSNGSIGAAVDIARRFGPDNQFGIRVNAMDEHVETPIDGDRGYRKFISAALDWQVTKQLKLQYDLEHIETRVVEQAGIAPLAAGKNGVIALPALPDPSKLLVSNAHPTNATATSQLVRADYAISNNWSANFTLGQSITRRDRWAWVFQKYNVVTGAGSVQASEQNGQMYENKNVRLEVVGAFHTGPIGHTLTVGLTQNWLFQPDFTTFFFTAPQNLYNPVPVTTLTPGGTPKQFFAQHVRNGGAYAFDQIDLTSRLQIVAGVRRSEYISSQAGTPNQDISRTSPSGSISYRILPDTSVYASYVEALESAGSAPATAANANQILPAAVSHQEEVGIRTRLADRTLVSLALFNLRQPAAETNADNIFALDGNARYRGIEFSVQGDVTRDVSLTASAVYLDAKQIDSSDPTLIGKTPENTPHVTASLFAEYRVPVIAGFSVNGGIYYVGPRPVNSADQASIGGYTLLTAGLRYATRVYGKRVSFQANLENAANRRYWSAAGSNQLGVGLGRTLELESTIEF; encoded by the coding sequence TTGAGCGTCGTATTGGCGACGAGCCTCATCGGCACTATCGCGCAGGGCGCGGAAGTTTCCGCACCGGAGGCTGATACCCGCAAGCAGGACATGGAGGACACGAAACAGCTCGCGCCCGTCAAGGTAGTCGGCGAAAAGACGAACGGCTTCGCGCCCGCGTCGGTTGAAACCGGACCGTATAAGGGCATGGATGCGCTCGACGTGCCGGCCAACATCAACGTCGTCACGCGCGGCGTGCTGGACGCGCAAGGCGACACCGGCCTTTACGACGCGTTGCGCAATGTGCCCGGCGTCGTGCGCCAGCAATTGAACGGCCTCGCGTACGACAACCTGTCCGTGCGCGGCATCGCGCTCGACAACCGCTCGAGCTTTCTGATCGACGGCGTGCTGCCGATCGACAACAACATCTGGATGCCGACGGAAGACAAGGAGCGCGTCGAAGTGCTGAAAGGCGCATCCGCGCTTTACTACGGCTTCACGGTGCCGGCCGGCATCGTCAACATGGTGATGAAACGCGCGGGCAGCGAGCCCGTGACGAGCATCACCGCGCTCGGCGATTCGAACGGCTCGATCGGCGCGGCCGTCGATATTGCGCGGCGCTTCGGACCGGACAACCAGTTCGGCATTCGTGTGAACGCAATGGACGAACACGTCGAGACGCCGATCGACGGCGACCGCGGCTATCGCAAGTTCATCAGTGCCGCGCTCGACTGGCAGGTCACGAAGCAGCTCAAGCTGCAGTACGACCTCGAGCACATCGAAACGCGCGTCGTCGAGCAGGCCGGTATCGCACCGCTCGCGGCGGGGAAAAACGGCGTCATTGCGCTGCCCGCCCTGCCCGACCCGTCGAAGCTGCTCGTCAGCAACGCCCATCCGACCAACGCAACGGCCACGTCGCAGCTCGTGCGCGCCGACTATGCGATCTCGAACAACTGGAGCGCGAATTTCACGCTCGGTCAGTCGATCACGCGGCGCGACCGCTGGGCATGGGTATTCCAGAAATACAACGTCGTGACGGGCGCCGGCAGTGTGCAGGCGAGCGAGCAGAACGGCCAGATGTACGAGAACAAGAACGTCCGGCTCGAAGTAGTCGGCGCGTTTCATACCGGCCCGATCGGCCATACGCTGACGGTCGGCCTCACGCAGAACTGGCTGTTCCAGCCCGACTTCACGACGTTCTTCTTCACCGCGCCGCAGAACCTCTACAACCCCGTTCCGGTGACCACGCTAACGCCGGGCGGAACGCCCAAACAGTTCTTCGCGCAGCACGTTCGCAACGGCGGCGCGTATGCGTTCGATCAGATCGATCTGACCTCGCGACTGCAGATCGTCGCGGGCGTACGTCGTTCGGAGTACATCTCGTCGCAAGCGGGCACGCCCAATCAGGACATCAGCCGCACCTCGCCGTCGGGCAGCATCAGCTATCGGATCCTGCCCGACACGAGCGTCTATGCGAGCTACGTCGAGGCGCTCGAATCGGCGGGCAGCGCGCCGGCCACCGCGGCCAATGCGAACCAGATCCTGCCGGCCGCCGTCAGCCATCAGGAAGAAGTCGGCATTCGCACGCGGCTTGCCGATCGCACGCTCGTCTCGCTCGCGCTGTTCAACTTGCGCCAGCCCGCCGCCGAAACCAACGCGGACAACATCTTCGCGCTCGACGGCAATGCACGTTATCGCGGCATCGAATTTTCGGTGCAAGGCGACGTGACGAGAGACGTATCGCTGACCGCGTCGGCCGTCTATCTCGACGCGAAGCAGATCGATTCGTCCGATCCGACGCTGATCGGCAAGACGCCTGAAAACACGCCACATGTCACGGCGAGCCTGTTCGCCGAGTATCGCGTGCCGGTGATCGCGGGGTTCTCCGTCAACGGCGGCATTTACTACGTCGGGCCGCGACCCGTGAACAGCGCCGATCAGGCGAGCATCGGCGGCTACACGCTGCTCACCGCGGGACTGCGCTACGCGACCCGCGTGTACGGCAAGCGCGTGTCGTTCCAGGCGAATCTGGAAAACGCAGCGAACCGGCGTTACTGGAGCGCGGCGGGATCGAACCAGCTCGGAGTCGGCCTCGGTCGCACGCTCGAACTGGAGTCGACGATCGAGTTCTAA
- a CDS encoding UbiD family decarboxylase: protein MSNHDTPFDFDKFRLRRFVEKLIEAGEVAIHEEPVSLADLSARVDETPKASLFKQVGDEQFEMIAAVSGSRKRLAMAFGVDESKVIDEYTRRMANPQKVVEVASASAPVHEVVITGDEIDLMKLPFHLQHEYDGAPYISSGIDYSVDPATGRTNVGCRRLMFRSRNTMRANLSQPSDLKRVYLACVERGEKLPASFAIGSHPLDYLAAGLRIPVDEFGLVGTLRGEPVPMVRGLTNGVLAPADAEMIVEGYFDELGYREKEGPYGEFYGYYGPVHMDPVFHVTAITMRKDMLHQTVRHSGRYLSWTESANLGGLNSELQMWRLLRAANIEPAAVCAVPGTNGRQSARVALRRGTPGQARLAISALASIPRLKYIYIVDDDVDVFSNEEVEWAMSTRFRSDRDIVVLEGFAPFYMDPTTGDHGSIAKVGFDLTAPYGQPETVETRRAFAPRFAGASASAKPFGSVREALASRPMFFMELMTALGSTDGREIALELDTLSQQGAICRLRDGEWALEGSEKK from the coding sequence ATGAGCAACCACGATACTCCCTTCGACTTCGATAAATTCCGCCTGCGACGTTTCGTCGAGAAGCTGATCGAGGCCGGCGAAGTCGCGATTCACGAAGAACCCGTTTCGCTCGCGGACCTGAGCGCGCGCGTCGACGAAACGCCGAAGGCGTCGCTCTTCAAACAGGTCGGCGACGAGCAGTTCGAGATGATCGCCGCCGTATCGGGAAGCCGCAAACGGCTTGCGATGGCGTTCGGCGTCGACGAAAGCAAGGTGATCGACGAATACACGCGCCGCATGGCCAATCCGCAGAAGGTGGTCGAAGTGGCGTCGGCAAGCGCGCCCGTGCACGAAGTGGTGATCACCGGCGACGAGATCGACCTGATGAAGCTGCCGTTCCACCTGCAGCACGAATACGACGGCGCGCCCTATATCTCGTCGGGCATCGACTATAGCGTCGACCCCGCGACGGGCCGCACCAACGTCGGCTGCCGCCGCCTGATGTTTCGCAGCCGCAACACGATGCGCGCGAACCTGTCGCAGCCGTCCGACCTGAAGCGCGTGTACCTCGCCTGCGTCGAGCGCGGCGAAAAGCTGCCGGCGAGCTTCGCGATCGGCTCGCATCCGCTCGACTATCTGGCAGCGGGGTTGCGCATTCCAGTCGACGAATTCGGCCTTGTCGGCACGTTGCGCGGCGAGCCGGTGCCGATGGTGCGCGGCTTGACCAATGGCGTGCTCGCTCCGGCCGACGCCGAGATGATCGTCGAAGGCTACTTCGACGAACTCGGCTATCGCGAGAAGGAAGGCCCGTACGGCGAGTTCTACGGCTACTACGGCCCCGTGCATATGGACCCCGTGTTTCATGTCACCGCAATCACGATGCGCAAGGACATGCTGCATCAAACCGTGCGGCATAGCGGCCGTTATCTGAGCTGGACCGAATCGGCGAATCTCGGCGGCCTCAATTCCGAACTGCAGATGTGGCGCTTGCTGCGCGCCGCGAACATCGAACCCGCCGCGGTGTGTGCGGTGCCGGGCACCAATGGGCGGCAAAGCGCGCGCGTGGCGCTCAGGCGCGGCACGCCGGGCCAGGCGCGGCTCGCGATCTCCGCGCTCGCGTCGATTCCGCGGCTCAAGTACATCTATATCGTCGATGACGACGTCGACGTATTCTCGAACGAAGAAGTCGAATGGGCGATGTCGACACGCTTTCGCAGCGATCGCGACATCGTCGTGCTGGAAGGCTTCGCGCCGTTCTACATGGACCCGACGACGGGCGACCACGGCAGCATCGCGAAGGTCGGCTTCGATCTGACCGCGCCGTATGGCCAGCCCGAAACAGTCGAGACGCGGCGTGCATTCGCGCCGCGCTTTGCCGGCGCATCGGCATCGGCGAAGCCATTCGGCAGCGTTCGCGAGGCGCTCGCGTCGCGGCCGATGTTCTTTATGGAACTGATGACGGCGCTCGGCAGCACGGATGGTCGTGAAATCGCGCTCGAACTCGATACGCTGAGTCAGCAAGGCGCGATTTGCCGCTTGCGCGACGGCGAATGGGCGCTCGAAGGCAGCGAGAAGAAGTAA